Proteins found in one Leptolyngbyaceae cyanobacterium genomic segment:
- a CDS encoding carbonic anhydrase produces the protein MKNYARKFHFSRRNLIKFGAAALGTSVLAGKVGSELVAPAPAVAQDNMTPEQALQRLMDGNQRFVNQKRQSPHQNLSRLTEVAKEQKPFAAVLGCADSRFPVEIVFDQGLGDLFVCRVAGNLATTEEIGSLEFGTLVLGSKVLMVIGHERCGAVDACIKGAQVPGQIASVIDAIKPAVEATKNSAGDRLENATKANVMLQVEKLKTSPVIAQLINEGKLAVVGGYYDLDTGAVSLVS, from the coding sequence ATGAAGAATTACGCTCGTAAATTCCACTTTTCCAGAAGAAACCTCATCAAGTTTGGTGCAGCAGCATTAGGAACAAGTGTATTAGCCGGTAAAGTCGGTTCTGAACTGGTTGCTCCCGCACCAGCAGTAGCCCAAGATAACATGACTCCCGAACAAGCTCTGCAAAGATTGATGGATGGAAATCAACGTTTTGTGAATCAAAAACGTCAAAGCCCCCATCAAAATTTAAGCAGATTAACTGAAGTTGCTAAAGAGCAAAAACCATTTGCGGCGGTGCTTGGTTGTGCGGATTCTCGATTCCCCGTGGAAATTGTTTTTGACCAAGGATTGGGAGATTTATTCGTGTGTCGGGTAGCTGGTAACTTAGCTACTACCGAAGAAATTGGCAGCCTGGAATTCGGCACTTTGGTATTAGGTTCAAAAGTACTGATGGTAATTGGCCACGAAAGATGCGGAGCAGTAGATGCTTGCATCAAAGGCGCTCAAGTTCCCGGCCAAATTGCTAGCGTAATCGATGCGATTAAACCAGCAGTTGAAGCAACAAAAAATTCAGCAGGCGATCGACTAGAAAATGCAACAAAAGCGAATGTCATGCTGCAAGTTGAAAAACTAAAAACATCTCCCGTAATTGCTCAGTTAATTAATGAAGGAAAACTGGCAGTTGTAGGAGGATATTACGATTTAGATACGGGAGCAGTCAG